From a region of the Tenggerimyces flavus genome:
- a CDS encoding ABC transporter ATP-binding protein — MTAVNAIDVADLRVRYAGASHDAVAGIDLTVTRGEIFGLLGPNGAGKSTALHVLTGQRRDFAGSVEVLGQPVRDWGRELYERIGVGFELPAYYPKLTARENLAAFGALYVGPVDSPEDALAIVGLADVADERVAHFSKGMKMRLNLARALLHRPELLFLDEPTSGLDPAHAADVRAVIRAQADAGRTVFLTTHDMPTVEQLCDRVAFMDDGLIVAVDSPRNLRLAYGRGSVVVEYAEDGRTRTAEFPATDAPELVRLLASGVVQTVHTREAALAEVFVAVAGSGRAVR; from the coding sequence ATGACTGCCGTCAACGCAATCGACGTCGCTGACCTCCGGGTGCGCTATGCCGGAGCGAGTCACGACGCCGTCGCCGGGATCGACCTCACCGTCACCCGTGGCGAGATCTTCGGCCTGCTTGGTCCGAACGGTGCGGGCAAGTCGACCGCGCTGCACGTCCTGACCGGCCAGCGCCGCGACTTCGCCGGGAGCGTCGAGGTGTTGGGCCAGCCGGTGCGCGACTGGGGCCGGGAGCTTTACGAGCGGATCGGTGTCGGCTTCGAGCTTCCCGCGTACTACCCGAAGCTCACCGCCCGGGAGAACCTCGCCGCCTTCGGTGCGTTGTACGTCGGCCCCGTGGACTCACCCGAGGACGCGTTGGCGATCGTCGGTCTCGCCGACGTCGCGGACGAGCGGGTCGCCCACTTCTCCAAGGGCATGAAGATGCGGCTGAACCTCGCGCGCGCGTTGCTTCATCGTCCAGAGCTGCTGTTCCTGGACGAGCCGACGTCGGGGCTGGACCCTGCGCACGCAGCTGACGTGCGCGCAGTGATCCGGGCCCAGGCCGACGCCGGCCGCACGGTGTTCCTCACCACCCACGACATGCCAACGGTCGAGCAGCTCTGTGACCGGGTCGCGTTCATGGACGACGGTCTGATCGTTGCCGTCGACTCCCCGCGCAACCTGCGGCTGGCTTACGGCCGCGGCTCGGTCGTCGTGGAGTACGCCGAGGACGGCCGGACGCGCACCGCGGAGTTCCCGGCCACCGACGCGCCCGAACTGGTGCGCCTGTTGGCCAGCGGTGTCGTGCAGACCGTGCACACGCGCGAGGCGGCGTTGGCGGAGGTGTTCGTCGCGGTCGCCGGCTCCGGCCGCGCGGTCCGATGA
- a CDS encoding TetR family transcriptional regulator — translation MTGGDDETLGLRERKKRRTREALTDAALALFAERGYERTTVADIAAAADIAPRTFFSYFPNKEAVLFAGTDQRLELIAAAFADLPDGLEPVNAIRRIVDRIADMADLAGPQRLQRVGALLSDTGLQAMALQRLFTAERLIAEQLRTTYPDRYDDAIARTLSGALVGALVATVLHCAERGYSAERTRTELHRALDLLGPGLNRPAQRR, via the coding sequence ATGACAGGCGGAGACGACGAGACGCTTGGGCTACGGGAGCGCAAGAAACGCCGTACCCGCGAGGCCCTGACCGATGCCGCCCTCGCACTGTTCGCCGAGCGCGGGTACGAACGAACCACCGTTGCCGACATCGCGGCCGCCGCCGACATCGCACCGCGGACCTTCTTCAGCTACTTCCCCAACAAGGAAGCCGTGCTCTTCGCCGGCACCGACCAACGGCTCGAGCTGATCGCGGCGGCGTTCGCGGACCTGCCGGACGGACTCGAGCCAGTCAACGCCATACGCCGCATCGTCGACCGGATCGCGGACATGGCCGACCTCGCCGGACCCCAACGCCTACAGCGAGTCGGCGCCCTGTTGTCCGACACCGGGCTCCAAGCGATGGCTCTACAACGCCTGTTCACAGCCGAACGCTTGATCGCTGAGCAACTGCGCACGACCTACCCCGACCGGTACGACGACGCCATCGCCCGCACCCTCTCCGGCGCTCTCGTCGGGGCCTTGGTCGCCACGGTGTTGCACTGCGCGGAGCGCGGCTACTCGGCGGAGCGAACGCGCACCGAACTCCATCGTGCACTCGATCTCCTCGGGCCCGGCTTGAACCGCCCAGCGCAACGTCGCTGA
- a CDS encoding M1 family aminopeptidase, with protein MRRLAGALCAVALLAGCMPEASRSTSAPEPSEPPASRSAEPVPPTNEPQPEPGESPQQQDENGCPTGGGGSLSTLVSYLDAAPSPAWKDRPVVRLCFDVPADRRVVTGHETVSFKPDRQTCELVFRAWPNKPDSAVNGTKLEVKTVVVAGEPVTPRVEAAGAPKGVPGTLIRVPLASCLKAGQPLTADLDFTLTLGPDGDERASYSSEDKTAWLATAFPLLAWERDRGWATEPAVNLFGEMTTSEEFDLESLLVIAPSSDEVLGTGRSEGAVAGPRAGTTAHSFSADAVRDVAVTVGELTVVEREVGDLTVHVGAPAAGSEVSPDVWADETVATIRSLVSELGDFPYDDLWVTIAPDVSSGIELAGAIQFGDIDPREYKALVPHEVAHMWFYGLVGNDQARDPWLDEAFAEYAETLVNGQESSASSFVAPSAVRNQVGRPMAWYAAQPDSADLYAAGVYRQGGAMLHKARAAAGPEVFDRLLREYIETYAHTIATPTSVARAFASAPAALAVMREYGALPR; from the coding sequence GTGAGGCGACTGGCCGGTGCCCTGTGCGCCGTCGCCCTGCTCGCGGGCTGCATGCCGGAGGCGTCGCGGTCGACCTCGGCTCCGGAGCCGTCGGAGCCGCCCGCTTCTCGCTCTGCCGAGCCGGTACCGCCGACGAACGAGCCTCAGCCTGAGCCAGGGGAGAGCCCGCAACAGCAGGACGAGAACGGCTGCCCCACGGGCGGCGGCGGGTCGCTCAGCACGCTGGTCTCGTACCTCGACGCCGCGCCGAGTCCGGCGTGGAAGGACCGTCCGGTCGTGCGGCTCTGCTTCGACGTACCCGCGGACCGCCGCGTGGTGACGGGGCACGAGACGGTGTCGTTCAAGCCGGACCGGCAGACATGTGAGCTCGTGTTCCGTGCATGGCCGAACAAGCCGGACTCCGCGGTCAACGGGACGAAGCTCGAGGTCAAGACGGTCGTCGTGGCCGGCGAGCCGGTGACCCCGCGAGTCGAAGCGGCGGGGGCGCCGAAGGGGGTGCCCGGAACGCTGATCCGGGTGCCGTTGGCGAGCTGCCTGAAGGCCGGGCAGCCGTTGACGGCGGATCTGGACTTCACGCTCACGTTGGGGCCGGACGGGGACGAGCGGGCGAGCTACTCGTCGGAGGACAAGACGGCGTGGCTGGCGACCGCTTTCCCCTTGCTGGCTTGGGAACGTGACCGGGGTTGGGCGACCGAGCCAGCGGTGAACCTGTTCGGTGAGATGACGACGAGCGAGGAGTTCGACCTCGAGTCGTTGCTGGTGATCGCGCCGTCGAGCGACGAGGTGCTGGGCACGGGCCGTTCGGAGGGGGCGGTGGCAGGTCCGCGGGCTGGCACGACGGCGCACAGCTTCTCCGCGGACGCCGTACGCGACGTGGCGGTGACGGTGGGGGAGCTGACCGTCGTCGAGCGTGAGGTCGGCGACCTGACGGTGCACGTGGGAGCGCCGGCGGCTGGGTCCGAGGTGTCGCCGGACGTCTGGGCGGACGAGACGGTGGCGACGATCCGTTCGCTGGTGTCGGAGCTGGGCGACTTCCCGTACGACGACCTGTGGGTGACGATCGCGCCGGACGTGTCGAGCGGGATCGAGCTGGCGGGGGCGATCCAGTTCGGCGACATCGACCCGCGCGAGTACAAGGCGCTGGTGCCGCACGAGGTGGCGCACATGTGGTTCTACGGGCTGGTGGGGAACGACCAGGCGCGGGATCCGTGGCTGGACGAGGCGTTCGCGGAGTATGCGGAGACGCTCGTGAACGGCCAGGAGTCCTCGGCGTCGTCGTTCGTGGCCCCGTCGGCGGTGCGGAACCAGGTGGGGCGGCCGATGGCCTGGTACGCGGCCCAGCCGGACTCGGCCGACTTGTACGCGGCGGGGGTGTACCGCCAGGGCGGGGCGATGCTGCACAAGGCACGCGCGGCGGCGGGGCCGGAGGTGTTCGACCGGCTGCTGCGGGAGTACATCGAGACGTACGCCCACACCATCGCCACGCCCACCTCGGTGGCCCGGGCCTTCGCCTCCGCCCCGGCCGCCCTGGCCGTGATGCGCGAGTACGGCGCCCTCCCACGCTGA
- a CDS encoding 5-formyltetrahydrofolate cyclo-ligase — protein sequence MPRHDHDAGGPADLLAAKAALRDEVWTAMREAHVARFPGAVGRIPSFTGSEAAAERLRATPEWAKARTIKANPDAAQWPVRQRALEDGKLVYMAVPRLAEPEPFFLLDPEDLADTPRKASSIKGASRSARRVRVDELTPVDLVVAGSVAAGMDGARLGKGGGFSDLEFALASEAGLIGASTVVVTTVHPLQVRRAGEIPETSHDVRVDLVVTPDRVIDCRGDHRRAPGRIDWDALTEEKIAAIPLLAALPRGRRDEQDPEGRLLR from the coding sequence ATGCCTCGTCACGATCACGATGCCGGCGGTCCGGCCGACCTCCTCGCCGCGAAGGCGGCCCTGCGCGACGAGGTCTGGACGGCGATGAGGGAGGCGCACGTCGCCCGGTTCCCCGGCGCGGTGGGGCGGATCCCCTCGTTCACCGGCTCGGAGGCGGCCGCCGAACGCCTCCGCGCGACGCCGGAGTGGGCGAAGGCGCGCACGATCAAGGCCAACCCGGACGCCGCGCAGTGGCCCGTACGGCAGCGCGCGCTGGAGGACGGGAAGCTCGTCTACATGGCCGTTCCGCGGCTGGCCGAGCCCGAGCCGTTCTTCCTGCTCGACCCCGAGGACCTGGCCGACACACCGCGGAAGGCGTCGTCGATCAAGGGTGCCTCGCGTTCGGCCCGCCGGGTACGGGTTGACGAGCTGACGCCGGTCGACCTCGTCGTCGCCGGCAGCGTGGCGGCCGGCATGGACGGCGCCCGGCTCGGCAAGGGCGGTGGGTTCTCGGACCTGGAGTTCGCGCTCGCCAGCGAGGCCGGACTGATCGGCGCGTCGACCGTGGTGGTGACGACCGTGCACCCGCTGCAGGTACGGCGCGCGGGGGAGATCCCGGAGACGTCGCACGACGTACGTGTCGACCTGGTCGTGACGCCGGACCGCGTGATCGACTGCCGCGGCGACCACCGCCGTGCGCCCGGTCGGATCGACTGGGACGCGCTCACCGAGGAGAAGATCGCCGCGATCCCGCTCCTCGCCGCACTGCCCCGAGGCCGGCGCGATGAACAGGATCCCGAAGGTCGTCTTCTCCGGTAG
- a CDS encoding multidrug effflux MFS transporter, with product MTRHPPKLARREVSIPAAAVRRLGMTTTMTPERIAARPARARFVRDGLVLGLLTVLGPFAIDMYLPSLPAIGRSLGVGPDAVLVSLTAYFATFALGQLVFGPISDLVGRKPPLYAGVLLFLFASVGCALANDLPTLIAFRVLEGIGGAAGMVIARAVVRDLHSGHDEVRLLSVLMLVFSVSPVLAPMVGSLVIAGTSWQVIFWLIAVLAVVGLVLAVVLIPETRPRELRSASIGEVWNACGRLLRHRTFVGFTLVGACATAGFFAFLASSSFVFTGQYGLSPMLYSLAFSVNAGAFFAGMQLSGRLARRYGLRRIVVVSVAAYALVTVLLLALTAAGIDHLAVVIALLFVAFTFLGLGGPAASVLALADHGDIAGTASSLMGTIQLVIGAALMAVTSTFANGTILPMTTAVAACALLAFGLTFTLAGKGK from the coding sequence GTGACGAGGCATCCGCCCAAACTAGCCCGTCGCGAGGTGTCCATCCCGGCCGCGGCCGTTCGTCGACTGGGCATGACGACGACGATGACACCAGAGCGGATAGCGGCGCGGCCAGCCAGGGCACGGTTCGTCCGCGACGGACTGGTGCTGGGGCTGCTGACGGTGCTCGGCCCGTTCGCGATCGACATGTACCTGCCCTCGCTGCCCGCGATCGGCCGGTCCCTCGGTGTGGGTCCGGACGCGGTGCTCGTGAGCCTGACCGCGTACTTCGCGACGTTCGCGCTCGGACAGCTGGTGTTCGGGCCGATCTCGGACCTGGTCGGCCGCAAGCCGCCGCTGTACGCCGGGGTGCTGCTGTTCCTCTTCGCAAGCGTCGGGTGCGCCTTGGCGAACGACCTGCCGACGCTGATCGCGTTCCGCGTGCTCGAGGGCATCGGTGGCGCGGCCGGCATGGTGATCGCGCGGGCGGTCGTCCGGGATCTGCACAGCGGGCACGACGAGGTGCGGCTCCTGTCGGTGCTGATGCTGGTGTTCAGCGTGTCGCCGGTGCTCGCGCCGATGGTCGGGAGCCTGGTGATCGCCGGTACGTCGTGGCAGGTGATCTTCTGGCTGATCGCCGTTCTCGCCGTCGTCGGGCTCGTGCTCGCCGTCGTGCTGATCCCGGAGACGCGGCCGCGCGAGCTGCGTTCGGCGAGCATCGGCGAGGTGTGGAACGCGTGTGGACGGCTGTTGCGGCACCGTACGTTCGTGGGCTTCACGCTCGTCGGTGCTTGCGCGACGGCGGGGTTCTTCGCGTTCCTCGCGAGTTCGTCGTTCGTGTTCACCGGGCAGTACGGGCTGTCGCCGATGCTCTACAGCCTCGCGTTCTCGGTCAACGCCGGCGCGTTCTTCGCCGGTATGCAGCTGAGCGGGCGGCTGGCGCGGCGCTACGGGCTGCGCCGGATCGTCGTGGTGTCGGTCGCGGCGTACGCCTTGGTGACGGTGCTGCTGCTGGCGCTGACTGCGGCCGGCATCGACCACCTCGCCGTCGTGATCGCACTGCTCTTCGTGGCGTTCACGTTCCTCGGCCTGGGCGGCCCCGCCGCCTCCGTGCTGGCCCTCGCCGACCACGGCGACATCGCCGGCACAGCCTCGTCGCTGATGGGAACCATCCAACTCGTCATCGGCGCCGCCCTGATGGCCGTGACGAGCACCTTCGCCAACGGCACCATCCTCCCCATGACCACCGCCGTAGCCGCCTGCGCCCTCCTCGCCTTCGGGCTGACGTTTACCCTTGCAGGGAAGGGAAAGTAG
- a CDS encoding NADPH-dependent F420 reductase, producing the protein MRIGILGNGGVAVGLGAAWVAAGHEVVIAGRSSSRAAAAASKIGAASAPLAEAVRDRDAVLLAVPWSGVEPMLRAAGDLAGVVVIDPTNAVTHAVGDHLVPGGVSAAEEIARLAPGSLVVKAFHLVPAVAWPADLTVPLAGNDPAAMETVSTLVRDAGGVPHVFGSLTRARQLEEAAGFFIALAFAGVDPRATFPSLQG; encoded by the coding sequence ATGAGAATCGGGATCTTGGGCAACGGCGGCGTGGCCGTCGGACTGGGCGCCGCGTGGGTCGCGGCCGGACACGAGGTGGTGATCGCGGGCCGTTCCTCCTCGCGGGCAGCGGCGGCGGCCTCGAAGATCGGCGCCGCTTCGGCCCCGTTGGCGGAGGCGGTACGGGATCGGGACGCGGTCCTGCTGGCCGTCCCCTGGTCAGGCGTGGAGCCCATGCTGCGTGCGGCCGGCGACCTCGCCGGCGTGGTGGTGATCGACCCGACGAACGCGGTGACCCACGCCGTGGGCGACCACCTCGTCCCCGGCGGCGTCTCGGCGGCCGAGGAGATCGCCCGCCTGGCGCCCGGATCCCTTGTGGTGAAGGCGTTCCACCTCGTCCCAGCCGTAGCCTGGCCAGCCGACCTGACCGTCCCGTTGGCGGGCAACGACCCAGCAGCCATGGAGACCGTCTCGACCCTGGTCCGCGACGCCGGCGGCGTACCCCACGTCTTCGGCTCCCTCACCCGCGCCCGCCAGCTCGAAGAAGCAGCCGGCTTCTTCATCGCCCTCGCCTTCGCCGGCGTTGATCCGAGGGCTACTTTCCCTTCCCTGCAAGGGTAA
- a CDS encoding sigma-70 family RNA polymerase sigma factor has protein sequence MPVSALEAAAHGADVKDSLTRPPEQRRHLELAEADDREELVAPVDEEPPADLPATTEEADEPDEPVVILGDSRDRSPDLVRQYLREIGRVPLLTAALEVELALQIESGLFAEEQLATGTFADGQNVVASAAELHALVRIGNDAKRRLIEANLRLVVSVAKRCTGRGLPLLDLVQEGNLGLIRAVEKFDYARGYKFSTYATWWIRQAISRALADQSRAIRVPVHVVDSINRVLRAQRQLFQQLGRDPRPDEVAVVVDVEPARVGELLRLAREPVSLHTPIGEMEASELGDLIEDVDAVVPVEAAASLLMREHIDSALAQLGERERNVVQMRYGLADGHIHTLEEVGRRFGVTRERVRQIEAKTLAKLRGGTYSMALREYLA, from the coding sequence GTGCCGGTCTCCGCGCTGGAGGCGGCGGCTCACGGAGCCGACGTCAAGGACTCTCTGACCCGTCCGCCCGAGCAGCGACGGCACCTCGAGCTCGCCGAGGCGGACGACCGCGAGGAACTGGTCGCGCCCGTCGACGAGGAGCCGCCGGCTGATCTTCCCGCGACCACCGAAGAAGCCGACGAGCCGGACGAACCCGTTGTCATACTTGGCGATTCGCGTGATCGTTCGCCCGACCTGGTACGGCAATACCTGCGGGAGATCGGCCGCGTTCCGTTGCTCACGGCCGCGCTCGAGGTCGAGCTCGCGTTGCAGATCGAGTCGGGTCTGTTCGCCGAGGAGCAGCTCGCGACCGGAACGTTCGCCGACGGCCAGAACGTCGTCGCATCCGCTGCCGAGCTCCATGCGCTGGTGCGGATCGGGAACGACGCGAAGCGCCGGCTGATCGAGGCGAACCTGCGGCTCGTCGTGTCGGTCGCGAAGCGCTGTACCGGGCGCGGCCTGCCGCTGCTCGACCTTGTGCAGGAGGGCAATCTCGGCCTGATCCGCGCGGTGGAGAAGTTCGACTACGCGCGGGGCTACAAGTTCTCGACGTACGCGACCTGGTGGATCCGGCAGGCGATCTCGCGGGCGCTGGCCGACCAGTCGCGCGCGATCCGCGTACCCGTGCACGTGGTCGACTCGATCAACCGGGTGTTGCGTGCGCAGCGGCAGCTGTTCCAGCAGCTCGGTCGCGACCCGCGGCCGGACGAGGTGGCGGTGGTCGTGGACGTCGAGCCGGCGCGGGTCGGCGAGCTGCTGCGGTTGGCGCGCGAACCGGTCTCGCTGCACACGCCGATCGGTGAGATGGAGGCGTCCGAGCTCGGCGACCTGATCGAGGACGTCGACGCCGTCGTACCGGTCGAAGCCGCCGCGTCGCTGCTGATGCGCGAGCACATCGACTCGGCGCTGGCGCAGCTGGGGGAGCGGGAACGCAACGTCGTACAGATGCGCTACGGCCTTGCCGACGGGCACATCCACACCCTGGAAGAGGTCGGCCGCCGCTTCGGTGTGACCCGCGAACGCGTCCGCCAGATCGAGGCGAAGACCCTGGCCAAGCTCCGCGGCGGCACCTACTCGATGGCGCTGCGCGAGTACCTCGCCTGA
- a CDS encoding sugar phosphate isomerase/epimerase family protein — protein MPRPVTLFTGQWADLPFEEMCKLASGWGYDGLEIACWGDHFDVWQAVEDEGYVKAKREVLDKYNLKVWAISNHLKGQAVCDDPIDQRHKDILPSKIWGDGDPEGVRQRAAEEMKVTARAARALGVDTVVGFTGSSIWKYVAMFPPASQAMVDAGYEDFANRWNPIIDVFDSEGVKFAFEVHPSEIAYDYWTTVRMLEAIDHRESYGLNWDPSHFVWQDLNPVDFIFDFKDRIYHVDCKDAKRRVGNGRNGRLGSHLAWGDLRRGWDFVSTGHGDVPWEDSFRALNAIGYDGPISIEWEDAGMDRLHGAPEALKIVRALQEIEPPAASFDAAFASSD, from the coding sequence ATGCCACGTCCAGTCACGTTGTTCACCGGCCAGTGGGCCGATCTGCCGTTCGAAGAGATGTGCAAGCTGGCTTCGGGATGGGGCTACGACGGCCTCGAGATCGCCTGCTGGGGCGACCACTTCGACGTCTGGCAGGCCGTCGAGGACGAGGGGTACGTCAAGGCCAAGCGGGAGGTGCTCGACAAGTACAACCTCAAGGTCTGGGCGATCTCCAACCACCTCAAGGGTCAGGCGGTCTGTGACGACCCGATCGACCAACGCCACAAAGACATTCTCCCCTCGAAGATCTGGGGCGACGGCGATCCGGAAGGCGTCCGGCAGCGGGCCGCCGAGGAGATGAAGGTGACAGCGCGCGCCGCGCGCGCTCTTGGGGTCGACACCGTCGTGGGCTTCACCGGCTCGTCGATCTGGAAGTACGTCGCGATGTTCCCGCCGGCGTCGCAAGCCATGGTTGACGCCGGGTACGAGGACTTCGCGAACCGCTGGAACCCGATCATCGACGTCTTCGACTCCGAGGGCGTGAAGTTCGCGTTCGAGGTGCACCCGAGCGAGATCGCGTACGACTACTGGACGACCGTCCGCATGCTCGAGGCGATCGACCACCGCGAGTCGTACGGCCTGAACTGGGACCCGAGCCACTTCGTCTGGCAGGACCTCAACCCGGTCGACTTCATCTTCGACTTCAAGGACCGGATCTACCACGTCGACTGCAAGGACGCGAAGCGTCGCGTCGGCAACGGCCGCAACGGCCGGCTCGGGTCGCACCTCGCGTGGGGCGACCTGCGGCGCGGGTGGGACTTCGTGTCGACCGGGCACGGCGACGTGCCGTGGGAGGACAGCTTCCGCGCCTTGAACGCGATCGGGTACGACGGGCCGATCTCGATCGAGTGGGAGGACGCCGGGATGGACCGCCTGCACGGCGCACCCGAGGCGCTGAAGATCGTACGTGCGCTGCAGGAGATCGAGCCGCCCGCGGCCTCGTTCGACGCGGCGTTCGCCTCGTCCGACTGA
- a CDS encoding Gfo/Idh/MocA family protein has translation MTDSKPTLGVGMVGYAFMGKAHSQAWRTVNSAFDVPFTVDMAAIVGRNEENVKAAANKFGWKSYETDWHRVIDRDDIGLVDVCSPGGNHAEVAIAALQAGKHVLCEKPLANTVDEARAMVEAAEAAAQNGVRAMVGFNYRRVPAATFARQLVAEGKLGTIRHIRAVYLQDWITDPDFPLVWRLQKDQAGSGALGDIGSHIVDLTQFITGQSVTGVSALLETFIKERPLVASTEGLRGTGSEEHGQVTVDDAALFTARLSGGAIATYEATRFATGRKNGLRLEINGEKGSLAFDLERLNELELYLAEEDSRIQGFRRLLITENEHPYVGAWWPAGHIIGWEHTFTHEAYDLLTAIGDNTDPSPTFAEGLQVQLVLDAVERSAANSSGWVTVDK, from the coding sequence ATGACCGACAGCAAGCCGACGCTGGGCGTGGGCATGGTGGGGTACGCGTTCATGGGGAAGGCGCACTCCCAGGCCTGGCGTACCGTGAACTCGGCGTTCGACGTGCCCTTCACGGTCGACATGGCGGCGATCGTGGGCCGCAATGAAGAGAACGTGAAGGCCGCGGCGAACAAGTTCGGATGGAAGTCGTACGAGACCGACTGGCACCGCGTGATCGACCGCGACGACATCGGGCTCGTCGACGTGTGCAGCCCGGGCGGCAACCACGCCGAGGTCGCGATCGCGGCCCTACAGGCGGGCAAGCACGTGCTGTGCGAGAAGCCGCTGGCGAACACCGTCGACGAGGCGCGGGCGATGGTCGAGGCCGCCGAGGCCGCGGCGCAGAACGGCGTCCGCGCGATGGTCGGCTTCAACTACCGCCGCGTTCCTGCCGCCACGTTCGCCCGGCAGCTCGTCGCCGAGGGCAAGCTCGGCACGATCCGCCACATCCGCGCGGTGTATCTGCAGGACTGGATCACCGACCCGGACTTCCCGCTCGTGTGGCGGCTGCAGAAGGACCAGGCCGGCTCGGGCGCGCTGGGCGACATCGGCTCCCACATCGTCGACCTCACCCAGTTCATCACCGGGCAGTCCGTCACCGGCGTCAGCGCGCTGCTGGAGACGTTCATCAAGGAGCGCCCGCTCGTCGCGTCGACCGAGGGCCTGCGCGGCACCGGCTCGGAGGAGCACGGCCAGGTGACGGTGGACGACGCGGCGCTGTTCACCGCGCGGCTGTCCGGCGGCGCGATCGCGACGTACGAGGCGACCCGGTTCGCGACCGGCCGGAAGAACGGCCTGCGGCTGGAGATCAACGGCGAGAAGGGCTCGCTCGCGTTCGACCTGGAGCGGCTGAACGAGCTGGAGCTCTACCTGGCCGAGGAGGACAGCCGGATCCAGGGCTTCCGCCGCCTGCTCATCACCGAGAACGAGCACCCGTACGTCGGTGCCTGGTGGCCCGCCGGCCACATCATCGGCTGGGAGCACACGTTCACCCACGAGGCGTACGACCTCCTCACGGCGATCGGCGACAACACCGACCCGTCGCCCACGTTCGCCGAAGGTCTGCAGGTGCAACTCGTTCTTGACGCCGTCGAACGCAGCGCGGCGAACTCCTCCGGCTGGGTCACGGTCGACAAGTAG
- the xylA gene encoding xylose isomerase codes for MNYLGEARDDYTPTRADKFSFGLWTVGWQGVDVFGDAVRAPLDPAAAVHKLSELGAYGVTFHDNDVFPFGASAAERDQAIGSFRKALDETGVIVPMATTNLFGHPIFKDGGFTANDRAVRRFAIRKVVENIDLAVELGAKTYVCWGGREGAESGAAKDIRAALDRMKEAFDVLSAYVLEQGYDLRFAVEPKPNEPRGDILLPTIGHALAFINELEHPELVGLNPEVGHEEMAGVNFAHGIAQALWHGKLFHVDLNGQTGPRFDQDLRFGAGNLRGAFWTVDTLERGGYEGPRHFDFKPPRTEDLDGVWESARGCMRNYLILRERSQAFRADPEVQEALAASKLDELARPTLDAGETVADLRREDVDVDALASRGMGFERLDQLAMDHLLGVR; via the coding sequence ATGAACTACCTCGGCGAAGCGCGAGACGACTACACGCCGACCCGCGCGGACAAGTTCTCGTTCGGCCTGTGGACCGTCGGGTGGCAGGGCGTCGACGTGTTCGGCGACGCCGTCCGGGCGCCGCTCGACCCGGCCGCCGCCGTCCACAAGTTGTCCGAGCTCGGCGCGTACGGCGTCACGTTCCACGACAACGACGTCTTCCCGTTCGGCGCGAGCGCCGCCGAAAGGGACCAGGCGATCGGAAGTTTCCGGAAGGCTCTCGACGAGACCGGCGTCATCGTGCCGATGGCCACCACGAACCTGTTCGGCCACCCGATCTTCAAGGACGGCGGGTTCACCGCGAACGACCGGGCCGTCCGCCGGTTCGCGATCCGGAAGGTCGTCGAAAATATCGACCTCGCCGTCGAGCTGGGCGCGAAGACGTACGTCTGCTGGGGCGGCCGCGAGGGCGCGGAGTCGGGCGCCGCGAAGGACATCCGGGCCGCGCTGGACCGGATGAAGGAGGCGTTCGACGTCCTGTCCGCCTACGTCCTCGAGCAGGGCTACGACCTCCGCTTCGCCGTCGAGCCGAAGCCGAACGAGCCGCGCGGCGACATCCTGCTGCCCACGATCGGGCACGCGCTCGCGTTCATCAACGAGCTCGAGCATCCCGAGCTGGTGGGCCTCAACCCCGAGGTCGGCCACGAGGAGATGGCCGGCGTCAACTTCGCCCACGGCATCGCGCAGGCCCTCTGGCACGGCAAGCTCTTCCACGTGGACCTGAACGGGCAGACCGGCCCGCGCTTCGACCAGGACCTGCGCTTCGGCGCCGGCAACCTGCGCGGCGCGTTCTGGACCGTCGACACGCTCGAACGCGGCGGGTACGAGGGGCCGCGACACTTCGACTTCAAGCCTCCGCGCACCGAGGACCTGGACGGCGTCTGGGAGTCGGCGCGCGGCTGCATGCGCAACTACCTGATCTTGCGGGAACGTTCCCAGGCATTCCGGGCGGATCCCGAGGTCCAGGAGGCGCTCGCTGCGTCGAAGCTCGACGAGCTGGCCCGGCCGACCCTGGACGCCGGCGAGACGGTGGCCGACCTGCGCCGCGAGGATGTCGATGTGGACGCCCTCGCGAGCCGAGGCATGGGCTTCGAGCGGCTCGACCAGCTCGCGATGGACCATTTGCTCGGAGTGAGGTAG